In Lolium rigidum isolate FL_2022 chromosome 3, APGP_CSIRO_Lrig_0.1, whole genome shotgun sequence, the genomic window GTGTTAACACTATCCTTATAATTAAATATGAGGGAAAAAGGGAAATATAAGTCAACCAGTTTCATCTGCAGTTCGGATAACATACCAATGCGAGGACTTAGAGTAGATCCCTCAGCAGTTAAAACATTAGATAATGCTGCAACAGCAGCTGCTCTCTGAGAACCTTGACCTGGACGAGATTGCGATTGTGGGCTTTTGGGTTTTGATGATGTATTGATTGAAGATGATAATGCAGCCAATGCTGCCGCACGCTGAGTATGACCATCACCGGAGCTTTTAGGCCTATCATTAGACTAAAGAATATCATGGCATTAACTGACTTTTCAAATATGTAAATGGTAATAATTGGCTAAGAAATTCTCTACTTACCTGTTTGTCTTGGGAAGATGGATTAAATGCGGATGAAAGCGCAGCCAATGCTGATGCCCTTTGAGTTGGTCCACCATCACCTGAGCCCTTAGATCCACTCTGCAAGCAATTAAAGGTGTACGTTAGTAAATTGAGTCCATTTGTTTTACATTTCCAATTATATTTTGCATGATAttataaaaaataattctaagatTTCTAATAGGAGCATTGTAACTTACCTCAGAACGCATTCCAAAAAGAAGTGAAAGTTTCTTCTGAAATGAATTCCCGTGAATCTGTATCGAGAGGAAAAAATATTATAAGGCATCCTATAACAAGTGTGAGACAGGTAAGTGGTACGACCAAATACCATAGCATAGGCGAGTATAAGAAATCATGCAGAAGTAGCATTGCTGGAAGTTACTATGGCAATATCAACTGGTAGGCAGTAAATTACACAGGCGAGATAGAAGAAACAAGAGCAGTTAAAAATGAATAGGGTAGTTGTAGTACTTCAAGCATCCTCCTCTTGAGCTTTTTAGGGTTGAATTAAACTCACCGGTCTAGCGTTAAAATAAGGTTGGTTTAGGAAGTCGCAAATGTAATCCCCTGAACTTTGAATAACCCAACTACCGGAGATAAATATTTCTGAATATCCATGTTTACGAGTCCTTCTGATTATTTTAGATTTTTATATCTCAAATAAAATCATGCGTACACTCCAAGTCCCGTACTAACTTCTGTTGAGCAAACAAAATTAGTCAAACGAAAATGGGAAAACCAACTGCAGTTATTTGTCAGGCTTCTTAAGTTCATGTGGATCAGTTCTAGGTTCAGAACGTCCTTCATCATAGTGAGAGAGTCAGCAATCAGAACAGCCATCACCCCATCCCTGAAGAAACTCTCACTCTCTCAGCTCGTGCTGGTTTCCATATACAAAGGTAGTGTTTCCCCTTAAGTAAAACTCCCCTCACAAATGGATAATGAGAACAGAATTAGAAGTGCAAGAAAAAAAGTTAGATGGAAGTGTTCAGTAACCAATAGCGTACCACAGATCTTGTGCTATCCCAGGAGAAGTATGTCCTAAAGAAGCAAGGTTCATTCCCTTCACTGACTTTATATAGAGGCACATCAGGAGTAAGACCTTCAAAGGTCACTTCATGTTCTATGTATTTCTGGGAAAAAACAGTTATTGATATAAGTCGaacaataatactccctccgtcctaaaaaAAAGCTGCTCAACTTCTTCTAGAAGCGGATGTctctataactaaaatatatctatatacctctatatctagacaaaattgagtagCTTTTttagggacggagggagtactaatatACATGAAAGCAGCAAGGTTGATGCTTCATGTCATACCTGGCCAGTTTCAAATGCCGTCTGTTTCTCTTTCGTGTCCACACACTGACCCATCCAAACAAAGACTTCGGCATGTGTGTCAAGTATCATCACATCTTCAGTCAACAAATCATCTTGTGAAAAATTGAAAACTTCAGTAACCTGTAGGTAAAGAGGCATTTTAGAAATTTGAAATCTCAGGCCCTGGAACATAAAATTTAAGGTTCAAGGAATAAGACAACAAACCTCCAGTCTTCCTGATAAGTGGTGATCATGTTATGACAGATGAAAACGAAATAATGAAGGATGATTAGGGTACTTGTAATAGATTTAGAGTAACAATAAGATGAAATTATGGAATTAAGTTTTGACTACAACTGACCATTTCTAAATGAGAAAGTATACAGATGAGGTTCTCTAACAACATCTTGTGTGGCATTTTTACTTGTGTAATTCTGCTTTCCACCAAGAGCAGACCAGAAAGCAGAGCTCTCAGTTCCCTCCTTGCAATGTTTGACAGAAGCGCCAGGCTGTGAATTTGGAAAACATCAGATAGTCACAGTTAGCAATAAGTAGCTGGGAATGAGAGAAACTAACTTTTTCTTAATTTAGTCATAACAAGGTCTGCTTTGGAAGTagggatcaaccctgattcctgCAGCAGGCATTGAACTGTTTCTATGAAATTTATGCATTCCAAACAGGCCTTTTCTGTGGCAGCAATCATGCTCATATTGTTTCATATTCTCCAATATTTTATCCAGTGGAGACTATATTTTATCTAGTGGAGGCCAGCATTTTTGGAAAGTATAACACAATGCATACATCCAACAGGAATGTAAAAATCCATCTTAATTCAAATATCGCATTGCCTCTATACATATTATGTAGATACAAGTTTCCCCCAACAACAGAAGGGACAGATTTTGTGTAGCCTTTCCAGTACATGGTTACTTCACTGTAACACAACAGAAGAGACAGATTTTGTGTAGCCTTTCCAGTGCATTTTTCATGCATAGTGGTTTCAAGTTACCATTAGCAAATTGCATAAGAAGGAACTTCAAATAAAATGTACAAAGATGTAACTGAGAGTGTTTTGTATAAACATTTGCTAAAACATATTTGGCCGGCTACAGTTAGAATATGGTTAAGTTTTAACATGAACTAACCTTAGATAACTCTTATTTTAATaacacatactacctccatcccaaggcttaaggctttttttaaagtcaaaccaagtaaagtttgaccaaacttttaaaaGAATCTGTCAACAAATATGTACATACCATATAAAAATACATTTTATTatatatctaatgatattgattttgtattttacatgttaatgatttttgataaaagcttggtcaaacttgacatagtttgactttctaaaaaaaaagccttaatccttgggatggaggtagtactacaTAGCCGGGTTAACTCCTATCTTAAAGATCCTACACTTATCAGATTCTATTAATATAAATGAAGGCTGATTTTGTTCCctaaaggttcatctctaatttcAGTAAAAGTTTCCAGTAACAGATGTCAAATCATTTGCTCTAAGTTCTAGATAGATATTGCATCATAAGGACCAATgagaaaatgtaaaaaaaaaaaaagatgatgttCCCAAGAATCCATAAGTTCCAATTTCAACAAATTCACATCTTCTCACAGTTTGCCTTTGTTGAACAGAGAATTATGCACTAACTAGAGAAAGACAGAAGGGGAATAACAACGGTGGTATTTTTTCTCATATACCTTCAAAAACTCAGCAACTTTTGCAGCCCACTGTTGCTGTTCATAAGAACTTGTGTTGCCAATCCATGTAAACATTGAATTTCCAGATTGCAGGACAAAACAATCGGTGGAGCTTAGGGATGTTGAAACCTAAAATGTGTTACTCACAAGTTAAAGATAGAAATAATTTGATTTCAAGAACCTTATAGTGTGTAGCTTAGGTTCGTGGAAGCTGTACATAAAATAACTATGCTAGCCGTTATTTAATTTTAATATTAGTAATTCCATCGAAAATGTCAACACGAATAAAGTGAAGGATGTGAATAACATTAAATTGTACTACTGAAAGAAAAATTAGCACTCAATATTTTGAAAGCAGCTACGCAATTAAAGCCATTCAATATGTTTATGCCAACCAAACTCTTCTACATATCTCAATATCTTAAACATGGTAACTCAAAATTTCAATGaaaatgtacaatcaacttttcaCTTGCCTCTCATGTGTGTCTACACTTCTCTTGGTTTACATTATTTCATCTTAACTGAAACATAATTACCATATTTTGCGTTTTCACTTTTAACCATTGTTATACACTATTATCTTACACCAAGACAATCCATTAATGCTAAGTCGTAGCACTATATTTGCGCAAGAATCTCAGTAGCTAGCTGAATTCTTAGTTCTTATTATGTCATAttacctccgttctgaaatataagcctttttagaatGCTAAACTAGCTTTCTAAAAAGGATTACATTTCAGAATGGAGGTAGTACCATCTTGACAACATAACAATAACCATTGGATGCAGTTTCATGCTTCAAAAAATATTATCACTTTGAATTGACATAAGCACGGATAGGGGTAAACAATACCGCATCAACTTGAAGTGTTTTGTTGTTATGAATTGATGTTccatgaatgtgaacaagagcaaTGCCGGTGCCAGAATATGTTTCATCTTTCAAGCCATTCTCTTCTACAGATTTCTTGTATCCGGAGCTGATTCCACCCTGCATGATTTTCAAAAAACAATTAGCTGTTACTTTTCCTATTGATTGTGTAAAATCTCTTCCACACATATATATAAATGCATAGTTTATTCATCACAGAATAGCAATTATCGGTCATCAGTTAATCATACAAAAATTGAGTACCATAGGAACGTACCTTAAGAATAACCATGGGCTGGAAAAGAGCAATAAATTGTGGAGGCTCTTTCCCTTGATAAATACGACCCTACAATACCAGCTACAAGACATTAAAATCCTTCCTGGATACTATTGTACAAATTTTCACAACAGAAATACGGTACCAGAACAGGTCTTCCTTTCATTGAATTCCATGTTGTATTAACTATTTGAAGAGCCATATGTTGATCTTCCTGTGCGAAATGAACAAAGAGAAAATTCAAAAATCCCAGCACAGTCGTAATGAAAAAAAGTTGGCACAAGAATAATATTTAATTGTGGCAGAAAATAagacataaaaatgacaaaaaggTCAAGAAGGTGTCGATGAATACACACCATCAAGGCATCCAACAGATGGTGTGGTGATCACACGCAAAAAAACAAAATACATTACGTATGAGAGAATTCCAGAAAAAgtcaagaaaaaaataaaaaacagtaTGGTGCGTTatatccatttcgaaaaaaaagtaaGGTGCGTTATATATAACAGTTGGAAACAATGAAAGCCTAATTACCGGTATGCTATCCTTCCCGATCCAGTAAGTTAGATAGAATTCTTCTCTCTTTTCACCAGAATGATATGTATACAGGATAATATAACAATCTCCACTGTGGAATTTTCCAAGATCCTCCTTCGGAAGAGCAGTCTTAGCACTGCCATCAACAAACCAAACCTGTAGGTGCATAATGTTCTTATTGCACTTTCAGGTTTAGGGCTGTGATTATAAAAAAAAGTACGATGCAAGATAAGCAAAACCTCAAGTTTTCCGCCGCCTTCTAGCAAAGGAGGAACTTCCTCATTCACTGGGGTACTGTTCTTTGAGGCCCCCTTGACATCACCTTTTTTCTTCAGCAGCGCTAGAGGACAACAAAATATTATTAGCAACGGTCCAAAGGGGAATTTCGGCTTATCTCAAAGGACGAGAACAAATAATATACCTGCAACTTTTCCTCGGCCATCCTCCGCACTGGTATTTCCAGTTGCACTTACCGGCCACGACTCAAACTTGGACTTGAATGTATGGTTTTCATAACCTTGAATTACTTGGGTTACTCTTGTTGTCTTTGGTCTATTTTGTTTCACTATGAATTCCTACAAATCCAATTTTGGATAGAATGACGTATGTGAACAAGATAAAAGAAACTGTAAACATATCCTTGTGGGGTTACCTCAACTGCCGTACTTGCAGCTTTCCTATCTTCCACTTGTGTTACTCGACCAACCCATACAAATAACTCAGACCCGCAGTCAAGTAAAAAGCATTTAGTGTTCTCAAGAATTGATTTTGTCAGGACAATATCTTCTAAGTTCAGTTTACCATTATTGATACTGCAAACATAACAACTGACTGTGTCAAAAAGTTCTATGAATGAAATAAAGTTGAACAACTTGAAATTTGTACCATAAAACTAGAATACACTGGGGAAGACAGACCTAAAGATATAACTTTATGGATCAACTAGAAGTTTTGCTGCCTATTCAGTCCATGTTACACCACTAACAGGAACTGCACAACCCTATAAAAAGTATTGTCTAGGGCTAAGAAAAGGTATCTATACTTTTCCCTGAATACCCCTTACAACCACtaaacatcctccaaacgatttaAACTGGGGCATAGGGTCGATATTTTTAACGCCTTGATCCCCTTATCTTGAAATAGATACGCCCAAGGCCATGGGCAGATATAATATACTGAGACGGATGTTGTAACTTTAAGTAAAAATATTGTGGATTTTTAAACTTTCATTATCCTTAATTCAGCTAGAAAAGGCAGATATTGAATATGTTTTCGAGATTTTCAATTCTATTCACTACAAAAGGAATTTTGTTAAATTTTGATCTGATTAAAGAAAAATGATATAAATATATTGGAAATTTTCATTTTGACTGATCTAAACTGAATTCAAAACAATCCCATGCAATCAAGCAGCCGCCATGTGTATCAGTAGATGTAAATCTAAATAGAATCTAAGTATAACATTTAGTTGATTTTCGTCAGAAGTAACTATGCTCATCAAAAAGCTATCAAACATGGTTGCTAGCACAAGTGGACCGAAAGGGTCTGCCATGCATCGTTCTCCAGGAGAAATAGTGgttgtttttttttactttatatCTTAGTTCACTAGTTTCacttctttttttctcttttgcaTTAGATCTAATTGTGAATAGTTCAGACTGCAAGACAGGTCCGAAGTCTCCAATCTTCTCAATCTACCGATCAGTACATCTCACAGACCCCACAATTCTATCTCTCCAATAAGTGCAGCAGCATTTTGTCAGTAGAAGTATGTGAACTCATTATAACTTGAATCAGTTACTTCTCCGTACAAAATCATGAGTGTCTAATTATTAATTAGCTGGACCAGTTGCAATCCTTATTCAAATACCTGTAAAGCTTTGTCGGTGAAGTTTCAAGAACAACATCATCATCACTTACAACTTTCTTCCCTATTGGTGCGAAACCACCAAAAACGACCCAGAATTCACCTGAATCTGATTCTGCTTGAAATTTTCCATCATCTGTTATAAGAAAAAACTATAAGTAAACTATGTGTACTCGCTGAAGGAAGTCATGAAGTATTCAGTTTTAACGTTGCTCCTCTCACCAACAATTGCAACATCACACACTCCTTCATGATACTTGTCCTTTAAATGTTGGATCACTTCTAGGGCTTTGGCTCTTTCTTGAATATTGGAATTAGCACCATTGAATTGATATATTTTCTTTTCAGTATCTAAGATAAAGACGTCATCATGGTTCAATGATGAACGAGCAAAGGGAACCTGAATAAACAAGACACATGCTTTGATATAACACTTCGAATTGATTTAAAAACTTTATATTTTTTCTCTAATCACAAGAAAGAAGGAGATGAAATGTAATGCACCTCTTTAACTCTGATAGCTCTCTTTCCTTTGACAATATAGAGCCGTGTTTCAAACTTGTCCTCTTCTGGTGTTTTAAACCCCGAGGCAAAGCCGCCCTCCAATGGTATAATGCATGGCTTGAAGTATGATATAAACTTATCAGACTCGTAGCCTTGGGGTTCCCTGTGCTGGACTGCACGACCCCCAAGCATGGTATCAAGTTCAACTGTCTTAATTGCTGCAGTGCCAGCTTCATCCTGCATGACAACATATCAAGTCAGGATGAGGACTGCAAGGGCTATGACGTGTCGGTATACAAAACATGTGGTGTTGCTGAGGATCTACTTGGCTAGAATCTTTCCCAATCCAGAAGTGGATGTCAAATTGGTAAGCACCACCCCTGTTACAAGTTGTCTAGCAAAAAAGATGAACACAGCATTAAAATGTCGTATTTATTCAGGAAGAAATAGAAAGTTACTAGAAAGACTCCTCTGGATGATGAGTGGACTAAACAATCACCTGCAGGATTATATATGAATCTCCGCAGTAGAATTTACCATAATCTGGTTTTGGTAAAGGAACTGGGTTAAAATTCTCAATCCGCCATATTTCTGTCCCACTGTGCCGTTGTTAAGGGAGACGCAACATAAAGAGACAACAGAAGTATTGCACAAACAGGTTTTCAGAAAAAGCAAACCAACAGAGCATGCCAAAGA contains:
- the LOC124698642 gene encoding villin-2-like; translated protein: MSSAKQVLEPAFQGAGQKPGTEIWRIENFNPVPLPKPDYGKFYCGDSYIILQTTCNRGGAYQFDIHFWIGKDSSQDEAGTAAIKTVELDTMLGGRAVQHREPQGYESDKFISYFKPCIIPLEGGFASGFKTPEEDKFETRLYIVKGKRAIRVKEVPFARSSLNHDDVFILDTEKKIYQFNGANSNIQERAKALEVIQHLKDKYHEGVCDVAIVDDGKFQAESDSGEFWVVFGGFAPIGKKVVSDDDVVLETSPTKLYSINNGKLNLEDIVLTKSILENTKCFLLDCGSELFVWVGRVTQVEDRKAASTAVEEFIVKQNRPKTTRVTQVIQGYENHTFKSKFESWPVSATGNTSAEDGRGKVAALLKKKGDVKGASKNSTPVNEEVPPLLEGGGKLEVWFVDGSAKTALPKEDLGKFHSGDCYIILYTYHSGEKREEFYLTYWIGKDSIPEDQHMALQIVNTTWNSMKGRPVLGRIYQGKEPPQFIALFQPMVILKGGISSGYKKSVEENGLKDETYSGTGIALVHIHGTSIHNNKTLQVDAVSTSLSSTDCFVLQSGNSMFTWIGNTSSYEQQQWAAKVAEFLKPGASVKHCKEGTESSAFWSALGGKQNYTSKNATQDVVREPHLYTFSFRNGRLEVTEVFNFSQDDLLTEDVMILDTHAEVFVWMGQCVDTKEKQTAFETGQKYIEHEVTFEGLTPDVPLYKVSEGNEPCFFRTYFSWDSTRSVIHGNSFQKKLSLLFGMRSESGSKGSGDGGPTQRASALAALSSAFNPSSQDKQSNDRPKSSGDGHTQRAAALAALSSSINTSSKPKSPQSQSRPGQGSQRAAAVAALSNVLTAEGSTLSPRIDAERTEFDTDKDAPGDEVPSEGEREEPDVSQEETANENGGETIFSYDRLISKSTDPVRGIDYKRRETYLSDSEFHTVFGITKEEFYQQPRWKQEAQKRKADLF